A DNA window from Brassica napus cultivar Da-Ae chromosome C9 unlocalized genomic scaffold, Da-Ae chrC09_Random_45, whole genome shotgun sequence contains the following coding sequences:
- the LOC125595109 gene encoding polyadenylate-binding protein-interacting protein 13-like: MIMAVPENADLKVDSSDQNLDNNTASLAATMMPPSPDDQNPESNSSVETPNSTKGSEGALKSEISHIDVKFSKLNPMAKEYVPQPLAPTIPVFVENSLWFTNSFAMQAFSAEDNDLFDTRRMNFGQWKRRMSKKTSLAQKEEVIRRTVHVLDIDQQATEEQLAGLFQSCGQVVDCRICGDNKSILRIAFIEFTDEEGARSAVSLSGTLFGYYPIKVRLSKTAIAPVDPSLLPKSQDEREKCAKTVYCTNIDKKVTQMELEDFFKTACGEIQHVRLIGYCHHQTFIAFVEFKRVESAVSALNCSGIVLGGLPLRVSQSKTPVRLDQPDLN; the protein is encoded by the exons ATGATCATGGCTGTCCCGGAAAATGCTGATCTGAAGGTGGACTCTTCTGATCAAAATCTAGACAACAACACTGCTTCATTAGCAGCTACGATGATGCCGCCATCTCCTGATGATCAGAACCCTGAATCCAACTCTTCTGTTGAGACACCAAACTCAACAAAGGGAAGTGAAGGGGCTCTCAAGAGTGAGATAAGTCATATAGATGTTAAGTTTTCTAAACTAAATCCGATGGCTAAGGAGTATGTTCCACAGCCCCTTGCTCCAACAATCCCTGTGTTTGTGGAGAATAGCTTATGGTTTACCAACAGTTTCGCAATGCAAGCTTTCTCTGCTGAGGACAATGACCTTTTCGATACAAGg AGAATGAACTTTGGCCAATGGAAGCGAAGGATGAGCAAGAAAACAAGCCTGGCTCAGAAGGAAGAAGTAATCAGGAGAACTGTCCATGTCTTAGACATTGATCAACAG GCTACTGAAGAGCAACTTGCTGGTCTCTTTCAATCATGTGGCCAG GTTGTTGATTGTCGTATATGCGGTGACAATAAATCTATTCTCCGTATTGCCTTCATTGAATTCACTGATGAAG AGGGAGCTAGGTCTGCTGTAAGCCTATCAGGAACTCTGTTTGGTTATTATCCTATAAAGGTTCGTCTTTCAAAAACAGCTATTGCACCTGTGGACCCGAGTCTTCTTCCAAAG TCTCAGGATGAGCGTGAGAAATGTGCAAAGACTGTTTACTGTACTAATATCGACAAGAAG GTCACTCAGATGGAACTGGAAGATTTCTTTAAAACAGCATGTGGGGAG aTTCAGCATGTGAGGCTTATTGGATACTGTCATCACCAAACCTTTATTGCTTTTGTTGAATTTAAGCGG GTGGAAAGTGCAGTTTCTGCTCTTAATTGCAGCGGTATTGTCTTGGGCGGTCTCCCTTTACG GGTAAGCCAGTCaaaaacaccagtgaggctaGACCAACCTGATTTAAACTAA